From Acipenser ruthenus chromosome 2, fAciRut3.2 maternal haplotype, whole genome shotgun sequence, a single genomic window includes:
- the LOC131701533 gene encoding uncharacterized protein LOC131701533 has product MTYSEAMQWCLSLGDSLASKKQLSSTSTPIPDGIPAWSKDKDVVQFSSGKLTVTPCVNKPSQLASAYCFNPNITDFIPVIKDDKLWLKIAIVCIISSIFIILLMAVTFMKGNKCICCVKRKKPAEDSTLERGQGFDTVRGLHRDRIPSYQISGARTKPPVLSKALNTGYSSHYSNHGFESTPEASKQNFAKTYVDHDRYEYSNAAFDNTY; this is encoded by the exons ATGACATACAGTGAAGCTATGCAATGGTGTTTATCCCTTGGTGATAGCTTGGCATCAAAGAAACAACTGAGTAGTACATCCACACCCATCCCTGACGGCAT ACCTGCGTGGAGCAAAGACAAGGACGTGGTTCAGTTCTCCAGTGGAAAGCTGACAGTTACTCCATGTGTCAACAAACCCAGCCAGCTTGCTTCAGCCTACTGCTTCAACCCAAATA tcacagACTTTATTCCAGTAATCAAGGATGACAAAT tgtGGCTCAAGATTGCCATAGTTTGCATTATCTCCTCTATATTTATCATCTTACTCATGGCTGTCACCTTCATGAAAGG gaATAAGTGCATCTGCTGTGTCAAACGTAAAAAGCCAGCGGAAGACTCTACCCTAGAGAGAGGCCAAGGCTTTGACACAGTCAGAGGACTGCATCGTGATAGGATTCCATCATACCAGATCAGTGGCGCAAGAACCAAGCCACCTGTATTGAGTAAGGCCTTAAACACTGGCTACAGCTCTCATTACTCTAACCATGGCTTTGAATCCACACCCGAGGCCAGTAAGCAGAACTTTGCCAAAACTTATGTGGACCATGACCGTTATGAGTACAGCAATGCTGCCTTTGATAATACTTATTAA